The following are encoded together in the Planococcus antarcticus DSM 14505 genome:
- the rpoB gene encoding DNA-directed RNA polymerase subunit beta yields MVGQLVQYGQHRQRRSFSRISEVLDLPNLIEIQSSSYEWFLEEGLREMFRDISPIEDFTGNLSLEFVDYSLAEPKYPVDESKERDVTYAAPLRVKVRLHNKETDEVKEQDVFMGDFPLMTETGTFVINGAERVIVSQLVRSPSVYFHDKTDKNGKKGFGATVIPNRGAWLEYETDAKDVVYVRIDRTRKLPVTVLLRALGFGSDQEIIDLLGDNEFLQNTLDKDNTESTEKALLEIYERLRPGEPPTVESAKSLLYSRFFDPKRYDLANVGRYKMNKKLHIKNRLFNQTIAETLADPETGEILVEAGTLIDRRVLDRLIPNLENGVGFHTVSQVGGVLEGEVTLQSIKIYAPNNEDQKEVTVISNAYIEDKIKHVTPADIISSISYFFNLLHGVGNTDDIDHLGNRRLRSVGELLQNQFRIGLSRMERVVRERMSINDTQAIVPQQLINIRPVIASIKEFFGSSQLSQFMDQTNPLAELTHKRRLSALGPGGLTRERAGFEVRDVHYSHYGRMCPIETPEGPNIGLINTLSTFAKVNKFGFIETPYRRVDGESGLVTEHIDYLTADEEDNYVVAQANSKLNDDGSFVEEGVVARFRGENTVYKRSNIDYMDVSPKQVVSVATACIPFLENDDSNRALMGANMQRQAVPLLNPEAPFVGTGMEHLAARDSGAAVVSKNDGIVEYVEAKEIAVRRIEVVDGNEVKGDLDTYRLQKFVRSNQGTSYNQRPIVKVGDRISTRDILADGPSMERGEMALGRNVLVAFMTWDGFNYEDAIIMSERLVKDDVYTSVHIEEYESDSRDTKLGPEEITRDIPNVGEDALRNLDDRGIIRVGAEVKDGDILVGKVTPKGVTELTAEERLLHAIFGEKAREVRDTSLRVPHGAGGIVLDVKIFNREDGDELPPGVNQLVRAYIVQKRKISVGDKMAGRHGNKGVISRILPEEDMPFMPDGTPVDIMLNPLGVPSRMNIGQVLELHLGMASRSLGIHMASSVFDGANEEDVLETMEESGMPRDGKTILYDGRSGEAFDNRVSVGIMYMIKLAHMVDDKLHARSTGPYSLVTQQPLGGKAQFGGQRFGEMEVWALEAYGAAHTLQEILTVKSDDVVGRVKTYEAIVKGESVPEPSVPESFKVLIKELQSLGMDVKMLTIDDEEIELRDLDEEEDLQPADSLNILPIADKEAPVGTID; encoded by the coding sequence TTGGTAGGTCAACTAGTTCAGTACGGTCAACATCGTCAACGCAGAAGTTTTTCGAGAATCAGTGAAGTGCTGGATCTTCCGAACTTGATTGAAATTCAATCATCATCTTACGAATGGTTCCTCGAAGAAGGGCTTCGTGAAATGTTCCGGGATATCTCACCGATTGAAGATTTCACAGGCAATCTATCACTGGAGTTTGTTGATTACAGTCTCGCGGAACCAAAGTATCCAGTTGATGAATCGAAAGAGCGTGACGTTACTTATGCGGCACCTTTGCGTGTTAAAGTGCGTCTGCACAACAAAGAAACAGATGAAGTGAAAGAACAGGATGTCTTTATGGGAGATTTCCCGTTAATGACAGAAACAGGTACTTTCGTCATCAATGGCGCAGAACGCGTCATCGTTTCCCAATTGGTTCGTTCGCCAAGTGTTTATTTCCATGACAAGACAGATAAAAATGGTAAAAAAGGCTTTGGGGCAACTGTTATTCCAAACCGTGGAGCATGGTTAGAATATGAAACAGATGCTAAAGATGTCGTGTATGTCAGAATTGATCGCACACGTAAATTACCGGTAACGGTTCTTTTAAGAGCTCTTGGTTTCGGATCTGACCAGGAAATCATTGATTTACTTGGAGATAACGAATTTCTTCAAAACACGCTTGACAAAGACAACACAGAGAGCACAGAAAAAGCGCTTCTTGAAATTTATGAACGCTTACGCCCTGGTGAACCGCCAACAGTTGAAAGCGCGAAGAGTTTACTGTATTCACGCTTCTTCGATCCAAAACGCTATGACCTGGCCAATGTCGGCCGTTACAAAATGAACAAAAAGCTTCACATCAAGAACCGTCTTTTCAATCAGACAATCGCTGAAACACTGGCGGATCCTGAAACGGGTGAAATTCTAGTTGAAGCTGGCACGTTGATTGATCGACGTGTACTTGATCGTTTAATTCCTAACTTGGAAAATGGAGTTGGTTTCCATACTGTTTCCCAAGTGGGTGGCGTTCTGGAAGGTGAAGTTACCTTGCAGTCGATCAAAATCTACGCACCAAACAATGAAGACCAAAAAGAAGTCACTGTCATCAGCAACGCTTATATAGAAGATAAAATCAAGCACGTAACACCGGCTGATATTATTTCTTCTATCAGTTACTTCTTTAACCTTCTTCATGGTGTCGGAAACACAGATGATATTGACCATCTTGGTAACCGTCGTCTCCGCTCAGTAGGCGAACTGCTGCAAAATCAATTCCGTATCGGTTTATCCCGTATGGAGCGCGTGGTTCGTGAGCGGATGTCCATCAATGATACGCAGGCAATCGTTCCTCAGCAATTGATCAATATCCGTCCGGTTATTGCATCCATTAAAGAGTTCTTCGGTAGTTCGCAGCTTTCTCAGTTTATGGATCAAACCAATCCACTAGCTGAACTGACGCACAAACGCCGTCTATCGGCGCTTGGGCCCGGTGGTTTAACACGTGAACGTGCAGGCTTTGAAGTACGTGACGTTCACTATTCCCACTATGGTCGTATGTGTCCGATTGAGACACCTGAGGGACCCAATATTGGGTTGATCAACACACTTTCAACATTTGCGAAAGTGAATAAGTTCGGTTTCATTGAAACTCCTTATCGTCGCGTAGATGGTGAATCTGGCTTAGTTACAGAACACATTGATTACTTGACTGCTGATGAAGAAGACAATTATGTGGTGGCTCAGGCCAATTCGAAGCTGAATGACGATGGTTCATTCGTCGAAGAAGGCGTTGTTGCACGTTTCCGCGGTGAGAACACTGTTTACAAACGCAGCAACATCGACTACATGGATGTTTCACCGAAGCAGGTTGTTTCTGTAGCGACAGCCTGTATCCCGTTCCTTGAAAACGATGACTCCAACCGAGCATTAATGGGAGCAAACATGCAGCGTCAAGCGGTTCCGTTGTTAAACCCAGAAGCTCCTTTTGTAGGTACCGGAATGGAACACTTAGCAGCGCGTGATTCCGGTGCCGCTGTAGTATCAAAAAATGATGGTATTGTGGAGTATGTGGAAGCTAAAGAAATCGCAGTCCGCCGCATTGAAGTTGTGGATGGCAATGAAGTCAAAGGCGACCTTGATACTTATCGATTGCAGAAATTCGTTCGTTCTAACCAAGGAACAAGTTATAACCAGCGTCCAATTGTTAAAGTCGGAGACCGCATTTCAACACGTGACATTTTAGCTGACGGACCTTCAATGGAACGCGGAGAGATGGCATTAGGGAGAAACGTACTGGTTGCCTTCATGACATGGGATGGTTTTAACTACGAAGATGCGATCATCATGAGTGAACGTTTAGTAAAAGACGATGTTTATACATCTGTCCATATAGAAGAGTATGAATCTGATTCACGTGATACGAAACTTGGACCAGAAGAAATTACGCGTGACATTCCGAACGTTGGGGAAGATGCATTGCGTAACTTGGATGACCGAGGAATTATCCGTGTCGGAGCTGAAGTGAAAGATGGGGATATTCTTGTTGGTAAAGTAACACCTAAAGGGGTTACTGAATTGACTGCTGAAGAACGTCTTCTTCATGCCATTTTCGGCGAAAAAGCACGCGAAGTTCGCGATACTTCATTGCGAGTGCCTCACGGTGCTGGCGGTATTGTATTGGACGTTAAAATCTTCAATCGTGAAGATGGAGATGAACTGCCACCGGGTGTTAACCAGCTGGTGCGTGCATATATCGTTCAAAAACGTAAAATCTCTGTCGGCGATAAAATGGCTGGACGCCACGGAAACAAAGGTGTTATCTCAAGGATTCTGCCTGAAGAAGATATGCCATTCATGCCAGATGGCACACCAGTCGACATTATGTTGAACCCACTTGGTGTACCATCCCGTATGAATATCGGTCAGGTACTTGAGTTGCACCTTGGAATGGCTTCCCGTTCACTCGGAATTCATATGGCTTCATCTGTATTTGATGGAGCGAATGAAGAAGATGTGTTGGAAACTATGGAAGAGTCAGGAATGCCACGCGATGGTAAAACGATTCTTTATGATGGCCGTTCTGGTGAAGCATTCGATAACCGTGTGTCTGTAGGAATCATGTACATGATTAAACTTGCCCACATGGTCGATGATAAATTGCATGCCCGTTCAACTGGACCTTACTCATTGGTTACACAACAGCCATTGGGCGGTAAAGCGCAATTCGGCGGACAGCGTTTTGGTGAAATGGAAGTATGGGCACTTGAAGCATATGGTGCTGCCCATACATTACAAGAAATCTTAACGGTGAAGTCAGATGATGTGGTAGGTCGTGTGAAAACTTACGAAGCAATTGTTAAAGGTGAAAGTGTACCGGAGCCAAGTGTGCCGGAATCATTTAAAGTTTTGATCAAAGAGCTTCAAAGTTTAGGGATGGACGTTAAGATGTTGACAATTGATGATGAAGAAATTGAATTGCGCGATTTGGATGAAGAAGAAGATCTTCAGCCTGCAGATTCATTGAATATCCTACCAATCGCAGATAAAGAAGCACCGGTTGGAACAATTGATTAA
- the rpoC gene encoding DNA-directed RNA polymerase subunit beta' codes for MIDVNNFEYMKIGLASPDKIRSWSYGEVKKPETINYRTLKPEKDGLFCERIFGPTKDWECHCGKYKRVRYKGVVCDRCGVEVTRSKVRRERMGHIELAAPVSHIWYFKGIPSRMGLILDMSPRSLEEVIYFASYVVIDPADTPLEKKQLLSEKEYRAYRDKFGKKFQAAMGAEAIKRLLQEIDLERETDSLKEELKTAQGQRRTRAIKRLEVVESFRNSGNNPDWMILDVLPVIPPELRPMVQLDGGRFATSDLNDLYRRVINRNNRLKRLLDLGAPSIIVQNEKRMLQEAVDALIDNGRRGRPVTGPGNRPLKSLSHMLKGKQGRFRQNLLGKRVDYSGRSVIVVGPNLKMYQCGLPKGMAIELFKPFVMKELVERGLAHNIKSAKRKIERLHSEVWDVLEDVIKEHPVLLNRAPTLHRLGIQAFEPTLVEGKAIRLHPLVCTAYNADFDGDQMAVHVPLSSEAQAEARLLMLAAQNILNPKDGKPVVTPSQDMVLGNYYLTLERKGATGEGATFSGPEEVMIAYQTGHVHLHTRIAIQAGAVNNPTFTEEQNKMLLLTTVGKIIFNEILPKSFPYINEPTDFNLQVETPAKYFVATTTDIRKHIEEAELVTPFKKKILGEIIAEVFKRFHITETSKMLDRMKSLGFKYSTQAGITVGVADIVVLPDKGEILVDAQENVDKVMKQFRRGLITEEERYARVISYWSNAKDIIQSKLMASLDNLNPIFMMSDSGARGNASNFTQLAGMRGLMANPAGRIIELPIKSSFREGLTVLEYFISTHGARKGLADTALKTADSGYLTRRLVDVAQDAIVRENDCGTDRGLLVGALMEGTEVIEELDERIVGRHAKKTIRHPETKEIIVAKDELITQDLTRLILEAGIKEVTIRSAFTCNTKHGVCKKCYGTNLATGDEVEVGEAVGIIAAQSIGEPGTQLTMRTFHTGGVAGDDITQGLPRIQEIFESRNPKGQAVISEITGTVTEIEEIREGQKEVTIQGEVETRKYLAPYNARIKVQVDDAIVRGEVLTDGSIDPKQLLQVKDVQAVQVYLLKEVQKVYRMQGVEIGDKHVEVMVRQMFRKVRVIEAGDTELLPGSLLDIHQFTEANVKAVLEGNLPATSRPVILGITKASLETESFLSAASFQETTRVLTDAAIKGKRDELLGLKENVIIGKLVPAGTGMQRYRQIKIAQSEKAAKQEIVGTES; via the coding sequence TTGATAGATGTTAATAATTTTGAGTATATGAAAATCGGATTAGCGTCACCCGATAAAATTCGCTCATGGTCTTATGGAGAAGTCAAAAAGCCAGAAACAATCAATTACCGTACACTAAAACCTGAAAAAGATGGGTTATTCTGTGAACGTATTTTCGGTCCTACAAAAGACTGGGAATGCCATTGCGGTAAATACAAGCGTGTCCGTTATAAAGGTGTTGTTTGTGATCGTTGTGGCGTTGAAGTCACACGTTCAAAAGTTCGCCGCGAACGCATGGGACACATTGAACTAGCAGCTCCTGTTTCACATATTTGGTATTTCAAAGGAATCCCTAGCCGTATGGGACTTATCTTGGATATGTCTCCGCGTTCACTTGAAGAAGTTATTTACTTCGCTTCTTATGTGGTAATCGATCCTGCGGATACACCACTTGAAAAGAAACAGCTTCTATCTGAGAAAGAATACCGTGCATACCGCGATAAGTTTGGTAAAAAATTCCAAGCTGCCATGGGAGCAGAAGCAATCAAACGTCTATTGCAGGAAATTGATCTTGAGCGTGAAACAGACTCTTTGAAAGAAGAATTGAAAACAGCTCAAGGCCAACGCCGTACTCGCGCAATTAAACGTCTTGAAGTGGTTGAGTCATTCCGTAATTCAGGAAACAACCCTGACTGGATGATTCTTGATGTTCTTCCTGTTATCCCGCCCGAACTTCGGCCGATGGTTCAATTAGATGGAGGCCGCTTTGCGACTTCTGATTTAAATGATCTTTATCGCCGCGTAATCAACCGGAATAACCGTTTGAAACGTCTTCTGGACCTTGGTGCACCGAGTATCATTGTACAGAACGAGAAACGTATGCTTCAGGAAGCTGTTGATGCTTTGATCGATAACGGTCGACGTGGTCGTCCGGTCACAGGACCTGGTAACCGTCCATTGAAATCTCTTTCTCATATGTTAAAAGGTAAGCAAGGACGTTTCCGTCAAAACCTTCTTGGTAAACGAGTAGATTACTCAGGCCGTTCGGTTATCGTAGTTGGACCTAACCTGAAAATGTACCAATGTGGTTTGCCGAAAGGAATGGCAATTGAATTGTTCAAGCCGTTCGTTATGAAAGAATTGGTTGAACGCGGATTGGCTCATAACATTAAGAGTGCAAAACGCAAAATCGAACGTCTTCATTCTGAAGTTTGGGATGTACTGGAAGATGTTATCAAAGAGCATCCTGTTCTATTGAATCGAGCACCAACTCTTCACAGATTGGGTATTCAAGCATTTGAACCAACCTTAGTTGAAGGCAAAGCAATCCGTCTTCACCCGCTTGTATGTACTGCATACAACGCCGATTTCGATGGTGACCAAATGGCTGTTCACGTACCTTTATCATCCGAAGCACAGGCAGAAGCAAGATTATTGATGCTTGCAGCTCAGAACATTTTGAATCCAAAAGACGGAAAACCTGTTGTAACACCATCTCAGGATATGGTTTTAGGGAACTATTACTTAACACTTGAGCGTAAAGGTGCTACAGGAGAAGGGGCTACTTTCTCAGGACCTGAAGAAGTAATGATTGCTTATCAAACAGGCCATGTGCACTTGCATACACGTATTGCGATTCAAGCTGGAGCTGTTAATAATCCGACGTTCACAGAAGAACAAAACAAAATGCTTTTATTGACTACTGTCGGTAAAATTATTTTCAATGAAATTCTGCCGAAGTCATTCCCTTATATTAATGAGCCGACTGATTTCAACTTGCAGGTGGAAACACCAGCGAAATACTTCGTTGCTACAACGACTGATATCCGTAAGCATATTGAAGAAGCGGAACTTGTAACACCATTCAAGAAGAAAATTCTCGGGGAAATCATTGCAGAAGTATTCAAACGTTTCCATATTACGGAAACTTCGAAAATGCTTGACCGAATGAAGAGCCTTGGATTCAAATACTCTACGCAAGCCGGCATCACTGTTGGCGTAGCAGATATCGTAGTTCTTCCGGACAAGGGAGAAATTCTGGTTGATGCACAAGAAAACGTTGATAAAGTAATGAAGCAATTCCGTCGCGGATTGATTACAGAAGAAGAACGATATGCACGCGTTATTTCGTATTGGAGCAATGCAAAAGATATCATCCAGAGCAAACTAATGGCATCTCTTGATAACTTAAATCCAATCTTTATGATGAGTGATTCCGGAGCACGTGGTAACGCATCAAACTTTACGCAGCTTGCTGGTATGCGCGGATTGATGGCCAACCCGGCTGGGCGGATCATCGAACTTCCGATTAAATCTTCCTTCCGTGAAGGATTGACTGTACTAGAATATTTCATCTCTACTCACGGTGCTCGTAAAGGTCTTGCCGATACAGCACTTAAAACAGCCGATTCTGGTTATTTGACTCGTCGTTTGGTAGACGTTGCACAAGATGCAATTGTTCGCGAAAATGACTGTGGAACGGACAGAGGCCTGCTGGTAGGGGCGTTGATGGAAGGAACAGAAGTGATTGAAGAGCTTGATGAGCGAATCGTCGGCCGTCATGCTAAGAAAACAATTCGCCATCCTGAAACAAAAGAAATAATTGTAGCAAAAGACGAATTGATTACACAAGATTTGACTCGCCTTATTCTTGAAGCGGGCATTAAAGAAGTAACAATCCGCTCTGCGTTTACATGTAATACGAAACACGGCGTTTGTAAGAAATGCTACGGTACTAACTTGGCAACTGGAGACGAAGTTGAAGTAGGCGAAGCAGTAGGTATTATTGCCGCTCAATCAATCGGTGAACCAGGAACTCAGCTTACAATGCGTACATTCCACACAGGCGGAGTCGCAGGAGACGATATTACACAAGGTCTTCCGCGTATTCAGGAAATATTTGAATCACGTAACCCGAAAGGTCAGGCAGTTATTTCAGAAATTACAGGTACAGTTACTGAAATTGAAGAAATTCGCGAAGGCCAGAAAGAAGTAACGATTCAAGGGGAAGTCGAAACACGTAAATATTTAGCTCCATACAATGCGCGCATCAAGGTTCAAGTTGATGATGCCATCGTTCGGGGCGAAGTGTTGACGGATGGTTCAATCGATCCAAAGCAATTGCTTCAAGTAAAAGATGTTCAGGCTGTTCAAGTGTATCTATTGAAAGAAGTTCAAAAAGTATACCGCATGCAAGGGGTAGAAATCGGCGATAAGCACGTAGAAGTTATGGTTCGTCAAATGTTCCGTAAAGTTCGTGTAATTGAAGCCGGCGATACTGAATTGCTACCAGGTTCACTATTGGATATTCACCAATTTACTGAAGCCAACGTTAAAGCAGTGCTGGAAGGCAACTTGCCAGCGACAAGCCGTCCTGTAATTCTTGGGATTACGAAAGCGTCACTTGAAACAGAATCATTCCTATCAGCCGCATCATTCCAAGAAACGACTCGTGTCTTAACGGATGCAGCGATCAAAGGAAAACGTGATGAGCTTCTAGGATTGAAAGAGAATGTCATTATCGGTAAACTTGTTCCGGCTGGAACAGGAATGCAGCGTTACCGTCAAATTAAAATTGCTCAAAGCGAAAAAGCAGCGAAGCAGGAAATTGTCGGTACAGAGTCATAA
- a CDS encoding 50S ribosomal protein L7ae-like protein, whose protein sequence is MSNEKVKQASEVIIGIKQTVKALKSGIVQEIIVAKDADDRMTEQIIQLALEKGVRIEFADSRLKLGKACGINVGAAAVAITG, encoded by the coding sequence ATGTCTAATGAAAAAGTAAAACAGGCAAGTGAAGTAATCATCGGTATAAAACAGACAGTAAAAGCATTAAAAAGCGGTATTGTCCAAGAGATAATAGTGGCAAAAGACGCGGACGATCGAATGACCGAACAGATTATCCAACTAGCCTTAGAAAAAGGTGTTCGGATCGAATTTGCAGATTCACGATTGAAGCTTGGCAAAGCATGTGGCATTAATGTCGGTGCAGCTGCTGTGGCTATTACTGGATAA
- the rpsL gene encoding 30S ribosomal protein S12, whose amino-acid sequence MPTINQLVNKPRKPKTTKSGSPALNKGYNSFKKSQTNVTSPQKRGVCTRVGTMTPKKPNSALRKYARVRLTNQIEVNAYIPGEGHNLQEHSVVLLRGGRVKDLPGVRYHIVRGALDTAGVSGRMQSRSKYGTKRPKVKK is encoded by the coding sequence ATGCCTACAATTAACCAATTAGTTAACAAGCCTCGTAAACCAAAGACTACAAAATCAGGTTCACCAGCGCTAAACAAAGGGTACAACAGCTTTAAAAAGTCACAAACTAACGTGACGTCACCACAAAAACGTGGAGTATGTACTCGTGTTGGTACGATGACACCAAAAAAACCAAACTCGGCATTACGTAAATATGCCCGTGTACGGTTAACTAACCAAATCGAGGTTAATGCTTACATCCCTGGAGAAGGTCACAACCTTCAAGAGCACAGTGTAGTTCTTCTTCGCGGCGGACGCGTAAAAGATTTACCGGGTGTACGTTACCATATCGTACGTGGAGCACTTGATACAGCTGGAGTAAGCGGTCGTATGCAAAGCCGTTCTAAATACGGAACTAAACGTCCTAAAGTAAAAAAATAA
- the rpsG gene encoding 30S ribosomal protein S7 gives MPRKGPVAKRDVLPDPIYNSKLVTRLINKMMVDGKRGTSQKILYGAFELVKERSGKDPIEVYEQALTNVMPVLEVRARRVGGANYQVPVEVRPERRATLGLRYLVNYSRLRGEKTMEERLANEIMDAANNTGAAVKKREDIHKMAEANKAFAHYRW, from the coding sequence ATGCCTCGTAAAGGTCCTGTAGCTAAACGTGATGTGTTGCCAGATCCAATTTATAATTCGAAATTGGTGACACGCTTAATTAATAAAATGATGGTTGACGGAAAAAGAGGTACTTCACAAAAGATCCTATACGGAGCGTTTGAGTTAGTTAAAGAACGCAGCGGTAAAGATCCAATTGAAGTATACGAACAAGCATTGACTAACGTTATGCCAGTTCTTGAAGTACGCGCTCGCCGTGTTGGTGGTGCAAACTATCAGGTACCGGTTGAAGTTCGTCCTGAACGCCGTGCAACTCTAGGTCTTCGCTACCTTGTAAACTATTCACGTCTTCGTGGAGAGAAAACAATGGAAGAGCGTTTGGCTAATGAAATCATGGATGCTGCTAACAACACTGGTGCAGCTGTTAAAAAACGTGAAGATATTCATAAAATGGCGGAAGCAAACAAAGCGTTTGCTCACTATCGCTGGTAA
- the fusA gene encoding elongation factor G — MAREFSLDKTRNIGIMAHIDAGKTTTTERILYYTGRIHKIGETHEGASQMDWMEQEQERGITITSAATTASWKNHRVNIIDTPGHVDFTVEVERSLRVLDGAVTVLDAQSGVEPQTETVWRQATTYGVPRIVFINKMDKIGADFLYSVGTIHDRLQANAHPIQLPIGAEDDFSAIIDLVEMNARFYANDLGTEITEGEIPEEYKELAEEWHTKLVEAVAELDEDLMEKYLGGEEITKEELKAGIRKGTLDVEFYPVVCGSAFKNKGVQLMLDAVIDYLPSPLDVPPMTGVLPDSDEEVLRKPSEDEPFSALAFKVMTDPYVGKLTFFRVYSGSLKSGSYVQNSSKGKRERVGRILQMHANSREEIAEVYCGDIAAAIGLKDTSTGDTLSDEKQQVILERMVFPEPVISLSVEPKSKADQDKMGQALGKLQEEDPTFRAHTDQETGQTIIAGMGELHLDILVDRMRREFNVEANVGAPQVSYRETFRESAKVEGKFVRQSGGRGQFGHVWIEFSPNEEGAGFEFENGIVGGVVPREYIPAVEAGLRDSLDNGVIAGYPLIDIKARLFDGSYHDVDSNEMAFKVAASMALKNAISKVRPVLLEPIMRVEVVIPEEYLGDIMGDITSRRGRVEGMDARGNAQVVRSMVPLAEMFGYATSLRSNTQGRGVFSMHFDHYEEVPKSISEEIIKKNKGQ, encoded by the coding sequence ATGGCTAGAGAGTTCTCCTTAGACAAAACACGTAATATCGGGATCATGGCACACATTGATGCTGGTAAAACGACTACTACGGAGCGTATTTTATATTACACTGGTAGAATCCACAAAATTGGGGAAACGCATGAAGGTGCTTCTCAAATGGACTGGATGGAGCAAGAGCAGGAACGTGGAATTACTATCACATCTGCTGCTACAACCGCTTCATGGAAAAACCACCGTGTTAACATTATCGATACCCCAGGACACGTAGACTTCACTGTTGAAGTTGAACGTTCATTGCGCGTACTTGATGGTGCAGTTACAGTACTTGATGCTCAATCAGGTGTTGAGCCCCAAACTGAAACAGTTTGGCGTCAAGCTACGACATACGGAGTTCCACGTATCGTATTCATCAATAAAATGGATAAAATCGGTGCTGATTTTCTTTACTCTGTAGGCACAATACATGACCGTTTGCAGGCTAATGCTCATCCGATCCAGTTGCCAATCGGCGCAGAAGACGACTTTTCAGCAATTATTGACCTTGTTGAAATGAACGCGCGCTTCTATGCAAACGATTTGGGAACTGAAATCACAGAAGGCGAAATTCCTGAAGAGTATAAAGAACTTGCTGAGGAGTGGCACACTAAATTAGTGGAAGCTGTTGCTGAGCTTGATGAAGACTTAATGGAAAAATACCTTGGTGGAGAAGAAATCACTAAGGAAGAACTTAAAGCTGGTATCCGTAAAGGAACACTGGATGTTGAGTTTTACCCAGTAGTTTGTGGAAGTGCATTTAAAAATAAAGGAGTTCAATTAATGCTTGATGCAGTAATTGATTACCTACCATCTCCATTGGACGTACCACCAATGACTGGCGTTCTTCCAGATTCAGATGAAGAGGTATTGCGTAAACCTAGCGAAGACGAACCATTTTCTGCGTTGGCGTTTAAAGTAATGACAGATCCATACGTTGGGAAGTTAACTTTCTTCCGTGTGTATTCCGGTTCTCTTAAATCTGGTTCATATGTCCAGAACTCTTCTAAAGGCAAGCGTGAGCGCGTTGGACGTATCCTTCAAATGCACGCAAACTCCCGTGAAGAAATCGCTGAAGTATATTGCGGAGATATTGCTGCTGCTATCGGCCTTAAAGATACATCAACAGGTGATACTTTAAGTGACGAGAAACAACAGGTAATTCTTGAGCGTATGGTATTCCCAGAACCAGTTATTTCACTTTCTGTGGAACCTAAGTCTAAAGCCGATCAAGATAAAATGGGTCAAGCTCTTGGCAAGTTGCAAGAAGAAGATCCAACTTTCCGTGCACATACTGACCAGGAAACTGGTCAAACAATCATCGCAGGGATGGGTGAACTTCACCTTGATATCCTAGTTGACCGTATGCGCCGTGAGTTCAACGTAGAAGCTAACGTGGGTGCACCTCAGGTGTCTTACCGTGAGACATTCCGTGAGTCTGCTAAAGTTGAAGGCAAATTCGTACGCCAATCTGGTGGACGTGGACAATTCGGACACGTTTGGATTGAATTCTCTCCAAACGAAGAAGGAGCAGGTTTTGAATTTGAAAATGGCATCGTTGGTGGTGTTGTTCCACGTGAATACATCCCAGCAGTTGAAGCGGGTCTTCGTGACTCACTAGACAATGGTGTTATTGCCGGATATCCTTTGATTGATATCAAAGCTCGTTTGTTCGACGGATCTTATCATGATGTTGACTCGAATGAGATGGCATTTAAAGTTGCTGCTTCTATGGCACTAAAAAATGCAATTTCTAAAGTTAGACCGGTTCTTCTTGAGCCAATCATGCGTGTTGAGGTTGTTATCCCTGAGGAGTACCTTGGAGATATCATGGGTGACATTACGTCACGCCGAGGCCGTGTAGAAGGTATGGACGCTCGCGGAAACGCGCAAGTCGTTCGTTCTATGGTACCTCTTGCAGAAATGTTCGGTTATGCAACTTCATTGCGTTCAAATACGCAAGGTCGTGGTGTGTTCTCAATGCACTTCGATCACTATGAAGAAGTACCGAAATCAATTTCCGAAGAAATTATCAAAAAAAATAAAGGTCAATAA